tattgattattattattcctacacttttaggtttattactgctaacttgttttatatgtatatttgcatttttgatattgtattgtgtagtttactaataaacacctttagattagtaccaccagactccaacggatacttctatctttgctggtcagacacccagttacagggtagatagatagatagatagatagatagatagatagatagatactttattcatccccatggggaaattcaacattttttccaatgtcccatacacttgttgtagcagaactaattacatacaatacttaactcagtaaaaatatgatatgcatctaaatcactctctcaaaaagcattaataatagcttttaaaaagttcttaagtagtttacttaaatacattaaatacaatcaaccccggcactttaacatatcttactcctggcggttgaattgtaaagcctaatggcattggggagtattgacctcttcatcctgtctgaggagcattgcatcgatagaaacctgtcgctgaaactgtttctctgtctctggatggtgctatgtacaggatgttcagggttttacATAATttaccgtagcctactcagcgcccttcgctcagctaccgatgttatactctccagtactttgcccacgacagagcccgccttccttaccagcttattaagacgtgaggcgtccctcttcttaatgctgcctccccaacacgccaccacaaagaagagggcgctctccacaactgacctatagaacatcttcagcatctcactacagacattgaatgacgccaaccttctaaggaagtacagtcgactctgtgccttcctgcacaaggcatctgtgttggcagtccagtctagcttctcgtctaactgtactcccagatacttgtaggtcttaacctaacAATAGATTCTTTTATCTCAGACAGGAATTTGTTGGGCCCAGCATTTCTGTCTAAGGGATTAATTCCAATCATCACACTTTCCCTAAGGCTTTACAATTTGCTTCCTCTCGATCTATTTGCGGAGGCAAGGGGAAGTCTCTTTCCATCCACTCCACAAGATTCATTCCAGGAGCCGGCAACTCATTATTCCTACATCTCCCATCTGCTTCCTTTGCTGATGACCTCGAATCAATGTCCTCAGGTTACCTAACCTGTTGCCAATGATGACAGACTCTCCCTGTCATTCAAAATCCCTCACTCTAAGTCCATAGAGTGATCTAATGTTACAGCGGTAATAAATCATGGCCTTTGGACTGAAAGATTAATCTTGAATGGAATTTGCCCTCTCAGGTTGAGTTGGAGTTATGATGAAGGCAGCAGTTCAGAGTAACATTCCTGTTGGAAGCTCCACATTCTCTTGGTTTTCAGGGCAAGTCCACAAGTCAAACACAAATCTACCAACTTTGTTATCAGCTGCTGATAAAGTGCCCTTATATAGAGTGAGCGTTTGTGGGCTGCGACACAGATCTCCTGGAGAAGCACAGCAGAAACAGGTGAGAAGAGCCCTGAGGCTCAATTTCCTCCAACCCAGCGAGCTTGCCTgcttatccttgtaaatgctcTCTCGGGTCAGCTTCTCTGTTGGTCAATTGGTCAAGGCATAGGAACTAAAGGACAGCTTTCTGTTCTTCTGTATTGTTACAAGGTATAATTAAATGGGAGTTTGATAgcttcttcattagtaagggcatcaaagtttatggggagaatgtaagAGAATTGGGCTgagggagaaaataaatcagttttGATTGAACAGACGAgcggattcgatgggccaaaaggaccGATTCTGCTCCTGTGATTTATGCTTTTATAACTGACAGGTTATAACAGGCTCGATGTATGGAGGATCCTTTCTCTGGCTGAAGAGTTTAGATCCCGGGGTGGGGTCAGAGTTTCAGAATAAGGGGTGTGGCATTAAGGACTTCAAAGAGAAGGAATGCTGTAAATTAGAGATCAGTAGGTCTTTGGAAGTCTCGAGGGCTCAGTCATTGGGCTCATTCAAAGCAGATATGGATATATTTCTGGCTGCCATGGGCACCTAGGCATATTGAGACAGTGCAGGAAAATGGTGGTGAGCCCAAAGACCAGCTTTGATCTCAATAACAGAACAGGTTCAAAGGGCTGCATGCTGACTCCTTGTGTAACAAATAGAGTTCAGAAGGGGGCAGGAATACTCCTGTAGATTTTCCGTGTGGGTTGAACCCGGCACTAACTCCGATCATTATTTTTTTCCCATAGATTGACTGCAAAGGGACACAGAAATAATCTGCCATACTCAATATCATTTGAGAACACCACCATGTTTCCCAGAGCAAACCTCCTGCTTCTGGCTGCTGCCTTTCTCACAGGTATGAGATTCAAATATTCCTATTCTCTTATTCTGGGACGATGACTGGGATTTTATTGCCACTTCCAAACTTCAAAGGTTCTTGATTGACCTTGGACTCACTATCTTCACTTCACTGATGTGCACCTGATATTAGCTCTTATCTGAATTCTGGAGCCCCTTGCATTGTCCATTCTTCCACACATCGGCTCCTGGGCGCCCTTACTGGGTTTGTTCTAAGTCCACATTACAAATATTCAAAGACCTGGGATTTTACTCTTTGACTCATCCAGCTACAGTACAGCCCCAAAAAGGACTGATCACCAAGATACAGTGTGAAGTTTTGTTACATAACATTCGGGTGAATGAACAGTAGATCAGTGGAATGTTCTTCCTGTTTCCTACCCTGATCACCTCAAATTTTCCTTCCCATAGGCTGTCGGGCTGAGATCAATGGAGATCAGGTTCGAGATGCCTTCTGGAATTACATCAGCCAAATGACTGAAGAAGCCCAGGATAGCGTCGAGCTGATCCAGAGCTCAGAAATCGGCCAGCAACTCAAGTGAGCCTTTGGCGTTTTAATGGGTACTAAGAATAGATTAGCAACTTGTATTGAGCAAGGAACTGGCCAGGGATGTCTTAGGACTGGAGCCTTACAACAGTCCGAGAGATTCTTTGCAATTATAGAATCTGATCCTCACCAACATTATTGTCCTGCTCTATTTGTTAATTGACCAGTTTAAGATGCCAGTGAAGTCTCAACTATAGACACAAATTTCCTTCACTTAAGGACATTATGGGACTTCTATGATGACCCAGTCAATCTGCAGTAGCAACAGTGATATTTTGAATTTAAGATGTATTATGTATCTACTCTAATCTAAATGTTTTTCAGTAGGAGCTGAATTCATTATTTCAGATTAATAGTCCTGGTTTTGTGGATTAGTTTCACCAGCACCATTGTGCTATAATATTAAAGTGAAGGTTCCTCAGCAAGTTTAAAAACAAACAAGAATgagaataaagaataaaagaaGGGGTAAACTCATCAGGGCTGGTGGAACAGATACCCAGCAAAACTTAACAAATAGGTaataatagaatgaatgaaaactATTGTGTGAATCACATCCTCCCACTGCAATGAACACCTGTAGTTCCCTTAGAAGATCTTGTGATCCAAAATGTCCTTTATAAGCTCTCCTTTCCAGTGTACATTTCTCTCAGAACCAGCCTTGTACAGAGCTCTGTCTAAATGTATCTCTTTCCTGTAACGAGTATAAGAAACAACTATCTCTTCTTTTCCAGTCACCTTGTTCAGGATAATCTGCAGACGGTCAATGACTATGCTGAGGATCTCCGACAGAAGTTGGCTCCTTACACAGATGGTCTTCATGAGAGGATGACAGTAGACATTGAGAGTCTTCGCCAGCAGATAAGAGAACAGCTGGAAGACCTGAGGGAGAAACTTGCTCCCTTTGCGGATGGAGTTCATCAGAAGATCAGCAGGAACATTGAAGAATTTCATCAGAAGTTGACCCCTTTTGCTGAAGACCTGGGCCAACAGCTGCGTAAGAATGCAGAGGAACTTCGGCAGAAGTTGACTCCTTTTACTGAAGAGCTACAGGCCAGACTGGAAGTGAGCACAGAGAACCTCAGGGAAGTCCTGACTCCCTACGCTGAAGAGCTCCAGGTGAAGATTGATGAAAACATGGACACCCTCAGGCAGAACGTGGCTGCCAAAGCTGAAGAATTCCGCTCCAGGTTTAATGAGAATGTCCAGGAGCTTCGCAATAGCTTGGCACCCTATGCCAAGGATGTCCAGATCAAGATGAACCAACAAATTGGAGAAATGTCCCAGATGGTTGAGCCATATGCCGAGAAGCTCCAGGCAAAAGTCAATGAGCACGTGGATGTTCTGAACCAAAGGCTGAACCCTTACATCGTCGAACTGAAAGCTAAACTTAACGAGAACGTGGACCAGAACCTGGGCCCATTCATTGAAAATTTCAACACCAACGTTAACCATAGAATCGAGGAGTTCCATCAGAACCTGGCTCCCTACACTGAGCAGCTGAAACAAATCATCAGTCAGAATGTGAAGGAGATGCAGGAGAGACTTGTCCTGAATGGAGCCAATGTTCAGCAGGATCTTCAGACCCAGCTCACCACGTTATGGGGCAACTTCTGGCAGAATCTGCAGAACTAATTCAGAAATAGAATGTGGCTCTGTCAAACTGTGTGCCAAGACTAAGGGGTCCTTTTACTATCTGAAATGGTAatatgctgaaagtatttattgtttttcaagAGAAAAGTATTAAAATCAATGACTGAAATTTTGGAGTGTGAACTATAAAATATCTGCAATAAAACTTTAATATCTGAGAAGTTTTCCTTCCTTTAGTACCCGGGCAAAAATATAGAACTATGTAAATAATACTGCGCAGAACAAAGCAATTCATCACATCAAATGCGCACTGATTGTTCAACCCACTACATCCCATTTTCCCACACGTTTCCCCAATTACTGCAAATATCTCCGACAAGCATTGGTACGATGGAATTTTTGGAGATATTTATTGAAATTGCACCTGCCAGATCTTTGATGGAAATCTGCTCCTTCTGCAGACTGGATAACCTTCATGACGTCTATAGACCATATTCAATATCAGTAATTCAATCAATGTTCCAAAGATTCTAACATAACTTCAATCCTGTATGTATTATTGAACAGGCCATTGCAGCAGGCAACTGAACCTGCTAACTTCAATGTCTTGAGTGCAagatccataagacataggaacagaattaggccatttggcacatcaaatctgcttcaccattcaatcatggctgttttaCTTTCCTTCTCAACTCTATTCCACTGCCACAACAATaatacaatttgttcagccaggctgtTTTCTACTGAGACGCTGCAATTTTCTTCATGctcacttttattcctgactgcaactcaattgtgtttcTACGGTTTCCAATGAAACACTGATTTCCACTGCTCATTTGAATGTAAGCTGTGCCTCAGTTAGGAGCCGCTTaggaatgctttcttttaagattccacaaactaagcaatctctcagtgcatcattaagcccattaggGAAGTGACAATGgccagacaatctcttcaattcagccacctaTGCCAAAATGGGCTCCCCtcctcttttttatttttttaaatattttatttaaatttttttaaaagaaggaAAACAAGGTCTCAGCTAATACAACAATTAATACATATTGAAAAAAATTAATTTGAATACTGTACATTAATAAGTCTGAGGGAAAAAAAGAACACCTATCCCAACACCATCTCCCCGCATTtagaaaaaaagagggaaaaaaacataagagagaggaaaggaaggaaaggagagaagaaagaatagaggaaaaaaagaaaaagaagagtaggcagtttaaaataCAAATTTAAGAAACTAGCTTATAATAAGGgatatattaatttaaataaaaaattaaaaatagttTAAAATATCCAGGCATTTACGGAATCCAAATATGGTTGCCAAATCTCAATGAACATAGTGTATCCATTCCTAAGGGTATAAGTAATCTTCTCAAGGGGTATACGACTTTGCACTTCTTTATTCCAACGATCAATATGTACAAGGGAATCAGATTTCCATGTTATCGCTATGCATTTCCTGACTACTGACAGCACAATTTTAATAACTTTTAATAACTTTCAAAACTGCTAAGTTCCCCAGAAGAAACAATTCTGGGTCTAGGGGGAAACCCATCCCCAGAATCTCTCCCAGTACCTCCCCCAGATCTATCCAAAAAGATCTCAATTTCGTGCATAGGCAGG
The nucleotide sequence above comes from Hemitrygon akajei chromosome 26, sHemAka1.3, whole genome shotgun sequence. Encoded proteins:
- the LOC140716686 gene encoding uncharacterized protein, which translates into the protein MFPRANLLLLAAAFLTGCRAEINGDQVRDAFWNYISQMTEEAQDSVELIQSSEIGQQLNHLVQDNLQTVNDYAEDLRQKLAPYTDGLHERMTVDIESLRQQIREQLEDLREKLAPFADGVHQKISRNIEEFHQKLTPFAEDLGQQLRKNAEELRQKLTPFTEELQARLEVSTENLREVLTPYAEELQVKIDENMDTLRQNVAAKAEEFRSRFNENVQELRNSLAPYAKDVQIKMNQQIGEMSQMVEPYAEKLQAKVNEHVDVLNQRLNPYIVELKAKLNENVDQNLGPFIENFNTNVNHRIEEFHQNLAPYTEQLKQIISQNVKEMQERLVLNGANVQQDLQTQLTTLWGNFWQNLQN